One genomic window of Chitinophagaceae bacterium includes the following:
- a CDS encoding helix-turn-helix transcriptional regulator, translating into MKQQIRDGLHFQLDSMSERVGNTSFLKRNNQSISLTCLFSGTDCNMDMEGSAPAYEINFIFNNKYLQAFSVNDHTFPIEEFSEYQQHEICCNSQLLLHEILTCKLQGAFRNMFLESKALALLLCFQKCSTSTQTGCDSCKFLARPMEKEKLFEARKIILNSLNSPPTIPALALQTGINQCYLKKGFKELFGSTVYDFVQEQRMLKAKLLLTTTGNSVSQIANEIGFSSAGNFSAAFKKLTGVFPSELPRN; encoded by the coding sequence GTGAAACAGCAAATAAGAGACGGCCTGCATTTTCAACTTGATTCCATGTCGGAAAGAGTCGGGAACACCTCTTTTCTCAAACGTAATAATCAAAGCATTTCCCTAACCTGCCTGTTTTCAGGAACTGATTGCAATATGGATATGGAAGGATCTGCTCCTGCTTACGAAATCAATTTTATTTTCAATAATAAGTACCTGCAAGCTTTTTCAGTTAATGATCACACTTTCCCGATAGAAGAATTTTCAGAATACCAGCAACACGAGATTTGTTGCAACAGTCAATTGCTGCTCCATGAAATTCTAACCTGCAAACTGCAGGGAGCTTTCCGGAATATGTTTCTCGAAAGCAAAGCACTCGCGCTCCTGCTATGTTTTCAAAAATGTAGTACATCAACACAAACCGGTTGCGACTCCTGTAAATTTCTCGCTCGTCCTATGGAGAAAGAGAAACTTTTCGAAGCCAGGAAAATCATCTTGAATAGTTTAAACAGTCCGCCCACCATTCCCGCATTGGCGCTACAAACAGGAATCAATCAATGCTATCTGAAAAAAGGATTTAAAGAATTATTCGGAAGCACTGTTTACGATTTTGTGCAGGAACAAAGAATGCTGAAGGCCAAACTATTGCTCACCACTACAGGTAATTCCGTTTCGCAGATTGCCAATGAAATCGGATTTTCAAGTGCAGGCAACTTCAGCGCGGCTTTCAAAAAACTAACAGGAGTTTTCCCCAGTGAATTGCCGCGGAATTAA
- a CDS encoding (Fe-S)-binding protein, which yields MKVSLFIPCFVDQLYPQTAFNMVKILEKVGCDVHYNPSQTCCGQPAFNAGFWNESRTVCEKFIHDFSDYNYVVAPSGSCVGFVRNFYSDLFDNSALHNECKQLQKNTYEFTEFLVKVMNVTDLGASLNGVGTYHDACGALRECKIKEEPRTLLANVKGLQLNEMTDCETCCGFGGTFAVKFPDISAAMAEQKMTNSLASGADYIISTDISCLMHVDGYIKKHNASIKTMHIADVLASGW from the coding sequence GTGAAAGTCAGTCTATTCATTCCGTGTTTTGTAGATCAGTTATATCCGCAAACCGCTTTTAACATGGTGAAAATTTTGGAAAAGGTGGGCTGTGATGTGCATTACAATCCTTCACAAACCTGTTGCGGTCAACCGGCGTTTAATGCTGGTTTCTGGAATGAGTCCCGAACGGTCTGCGAGAAATTCATCCACGATTTTTCGGATTATAATTATGTTGTAGCACCCAGTGGCAGTTGCGTGGGCTTTGTCCGTAATTTCTATTCCGATCTTTTTGATAATTCCGCTTTGCACAACGAATGCAAGCAATTGCAGAAGAACACATACGAATTCACCGAGTTCCTGGTGAAAGTGATGAATGTTACCGATCTGGGTGCTTCACTCAACGGTGTTGGAACCTATCACGATGCCTGCGGTGCATTGCGCGAATGCAAAATAAAGGAAGAGCCGCGCACACTGCTTGCGAATGTAAAAGGATTGCAACTCAATGAAATGACGGACTGCGAAACCTGTTGCGGATTCGGTGGCACTTTCGCGGTAAAATTCCCCGATATATCTGCGGCGATGGCAGAACAGAAAATGACCAACTCACTTGCCAGCGGTGCCGACTATATTATTTCCACCGATATCTCCTGCCTGATGCATGTGGATGGCTACATTAAAAAGCATAATGCATCGATTAAAACTATGCACATAGCTGATGTGCTGGCTTCCGGATGGTAA
- a CDS encoding right-handed parallel beta-helix repeat-containing protein codes for MLKILTLLFTVAIITTLFNTANATVYDVNSLAASNTGTGNSGTLYYCITQANQTVGPHSINFSVAGTININTSGSILPALNKQISIDATTAPGYAGAPVIILDGTGAGGGNGIEITAADCELYGLEIANFSGRGIYVHGTNADNYIIGAATKGNVVRNNEYYGISIDASDNGVIAYNKIGTDATGDICAGNYYNGIDLLNGADYTQVLFNYVSCNQYNGLQIGGSSYNEIKGNIIGPLKTQCQGNSYRGIDIEDGSQYNIIGGTNAADFNKIAGNLYWGIEVKNNSPNNLISGNSYVCNVYGAIVLANNGNNNMAAPAITTANTLLISGTAAANANIQIFKSQNTNPTQCTGTPSNQGADYIASTNADASGNWSLSGNFGGYVTATATDANDNTSAFSTSISTGATDTLINECSGYIPFITASFNTSTSTVCEKQCINFTDQSLNAASWHWTFEGGTPATSALQNPDNICYSEPGIFAATLTVYGTNGIDSSVAVLYVTVNATPTVPLISQQGDTLTSTASVAYQWYLNTIIIPGATDQQYIVSQNGYYSVEITDSVGCSAISTADYIDITGIGDSQNDQWINILTDHQSGAIQLFIYGMTGKAAQLRLVDLYGRTVKAQSIFSSSPVFTQTLQLPDNVNGYYFIQLKTSEKIWVEKLLLHNAQ; via the coding sequence ATGCTAAAAATACTTACCCTGCTCTTTACAGTTGCAATCATCACTACTCTTTTTAATACTGCAAATGCAACAGTCTATGATGTCAACTCACTTGCTGCTTCGAATACGGGCACGGGCAACAGCGGCACTCTTTACTATTGCATTACACAAGCTAATCAAACCGTTGGTCCGCATAGCATTAACTTCAGTGTGGCAGGCACCATCAACATTAATACGTCAGGTTCAATATTACCTGCATTAAATAAACAGATCAGCATTGATGCAACCACTGCTCCCGGATACGCGGGAGCTCCGGTAATTATACTGGATGGCACAGGTGCCGGCGGTGGAAACGGAATTGAAATTACTGCAGCTGATTGCGAACTCTACGGTTTGGAAATAGCGAATTTCTCCGGCCGCGGCATTTATGTTCATGGCACCAATGCCGACAATTATATCATTGGTGCGGCAACAAAAGGAAACGTAGTTCGAAATAATGAATACTACGGTATTTCCATTGATGCAAGTGACAACGGTGTGATTGCTTATAACAAAATCGGCACCGATGCTACCGGCGATATTTGCGCAGGCAACTACTACAATGGCATAGATCTATTAAATGGTGCAGATTATACGCAGGTGTTGTTCAACTATGTTTCTTGCAACCAATACAATGGTTTACAAATAGGTGGCAGCAGTTATAACGAGATTAAAGGGAATATTATCGGTCCGCTTAAAACTCAATGTCAGGGTAATTCCTATCGTGGAATTGATATTGAAGATGGATCACAATACAATATTATTGGCGGAACCAATGCTGCAGACTTCAATAAAATCGCCGGCAATCTTTACTGGGGAATAGAAGTGAAGAATAATTCTCCGAATAACCTGATTAGCGGCAACAGTTATGTCTGCAATGTTTATGGAGCTATTGTCCTTGCCAATAATGGAAATAACAACATGGCAGCTCCTGCAATTACTACAGCAAATACTTTGTTGATATCAGGAACAGCAGCCGCCAATGCAAATATTCAAATATTCAAAAGTCAGAACACCAATCCAACGCAATGCACCGGCACGCCTTCCAACCAGGGCGCCGATTACATTGCAAGCACTAATGCTGATGCAAGCGGCAACTGGTCCTTATCAGGAAATTTCGGTGGGTATGTAACAGCAACGGCAACTGATGCAAACGATAACACTTCCGCTTTCAGCACCAGTATTTCGACAGGAGCAACAGATACTTTGATCAATGAATGCAGCGGTTACATTCCGTTCATCACTGCTTCGTTCAACACTTCCACATCAACAGTTTGTGAAAAACAATGCATCAATTTCACAGACCAGTCATTGAATGCCGCCTCCTGGCATTGGACGTTTGAAGGCGGAACACCTGCCACTTCTGCATTGCAAAATCCCGACAACATCTGTTACAGCGAACCGGGAATTTTTGCAGCAACACTCACAGTGTATGGTACGAACGGAATTGATTCTTCTGTTGCGGTTTTATATGTTACCGTAAATGCCACACCCACTGTTCCATTGATAAGCCAGCAAGGTGATACACTAACCAGCACAGCTTCCGTGGCCTACCAATGGTACCTTAACACAATCATCATTCCCGGCGCCACCGATCAGCAATACATTGTTTCACAAAATGGATACTACTCCGTTGAGATCACCGATAGTGTGGGCTGCAGTGCCATATCCACTGCGGATTATATTGACATTACCGGCATCGGAGATTCACAAAATGATCAGTGGATCAATATTTTAACTGATCATCAATCAGGAGCCATTCAACTATTCATTTATGGAATGACTGGCAAAGCAGCACAGTTGAGACTGGTTGACCTTTATGGCAGAACTGTTAAAGCACAATCTATTTTCAGCTCATCACCTGTTTTTACACAAACACTTCAACTGCCTGACAATGTCAACGGCTACTATTTCATACAGTTAAAAACAAGCGAGAAGATATGGGTTGAAAAATTATTGCTCCATAATGCTCAATAA
- a CDS encoding MBL fold metallo-hydrolase: MQKLLIQLICFAFLLSLSSCQHAAESTQSNPFIVILGNAQDGGYPHINCKKECCKKYYSGAEEKHFVSCIAVMDPVSNQRFLFDCTPDFPAQLHLLDSIASTENMIDGIFLTHAHIGHYTGLMYLGRESMNATNVKVYAMPEMNSFLQTNGPWSLLVQLKNIALHKLKADSTIHLNERITVTPFLVPHRHEFTETAGYKIQLQNKSVIFIPDIDKWATWNHDILQLIKENDLLLLDGTFFHDGEIAGRNMNEIPHPFIEESMKLFENLSKEEKSKIYFIHLNHTNPALINNSQAQKEVEQSGFHVARQGQRIFFH; encoded by the coding sequence ATGCAAAAGCTCCTAATCCAACTTATCTGCTTCGCTTTCCTGTTATCACTTTCTTCCTGTCAACACGCTGCTGAATCTACCCAATCCAATCCATTCATCGTGATTCTGGGCAATGCACAAGACGGTGGTTATCCGCATATCAATTGCAAAAAAGAGTGTTGCAAAAAATATTACAGTGGTGCAGAAGAAAAGCATTTTGTTTCCTGCATCGCTGTGATGGATCCTGTTTCCAACCAGCGTTTTTTGTTTGATTGTACGCCTGACTTTCCTGCCCAGTTGCATTTGCTCGACAGCATTGCATCCACAGAAAATATGATAGACGGTATTTTTCTAACGCATGCGCACATCGGTCACTATACAGGCCTGATGTACCTCGGACGGGAAAGCATGAATGCAACCAATGTAAAAGTTTATGCTATGCCAGAAATGAATTCCTTCCTTCAAACCAACGGACCCTGGAGTTTACTGGTGCAGCTAAAGAATATTGCATTGCATAAATTGAAAGCTGATTCCACTATACATTTGAATGAAAGAATTACAGTAACACCATTTCTCGTTCCGCACCGGCATGAATTTACAGAGACAGCAGGCTACAAAATTCAACTGCAAAACAAATCGGTGATCTTCATTCCCGACATCGATAAATGGGCAACCTGGAATCATGATATACTTCAGTTGATCAAAGAAAATGACCTGCTCCTTCTTGATGGTACTTTTTTTCATGATGGGGAAATTGCAGGCCGCAACATGAATGAAATACCACATCCATTCATAGAAGAAAGCATGAAGCTATTTGAAAATTTATCGAAAGAAGAAAAATCAAAAATCTATTTCATTCATCTTAATCACACCAATCCGGCACTGATTAATAATAGTCAGGCACAAAAGGAAGTGGAACAATCCGGATTTCATGTGGCAAGGCAGGGACAAAGAATATTCTTTCATTAA
- a CDS encoding T9SS type A sorting domain-containing protein, translating to MTHFDNLPTLSLLRTSIGISLLLLLVNSEYGHSQCIILPNAIEEISYTYVLPDGTNASGIAYNPNLDIYYTVIAGNSGFPLETFDPSGASLFQSNTGFDFRGLWWNANTSQLEGNGYYNFGLWSPDLNANGYALNTGTSIFTGQNQPDAQSCGDYDYCADEIIYYFNGAVYRVNRTTNALLGSFALTGLPVPLSNINTTSIVFTGCSGNEIALEDYVNKNILLFNKTTGAYSGSSQLPANAVTSQSFRLSYANNMIWLYDAYTRTWTSYSIFENTGNGNIVDLGNDTTLCNGDSLILIAGSSDAAYLWSTGATDSSITINSSGSYWVTTSNGACAVSDTIVITDTLCNPVVSINATDTLICEKFCISFFDVSQNNPIAWHWIFEGASPSTSSIMNPENICYSVAGSFDVTLITTNATGNDTLILTDYITVTPTPSTPTIIANGYELTVSAADSYQWQYNLVDIAGATNQSYTATQSGLYTVNVFDQFGCKNSASVTVLISGIDAITSQAALSIFPNPGFGTFTIQLTGLFPGKPLSLLIHNSIGQIIFSVEEIPGDDFWKKEINLEPVASGFYLVEIRSGDKYFRKKLIVLD from the coding sequence ATGACTCACTTCGACAATCTCCCTACTTTATCATTACTTAGGACTTCCATTGGCATTTCATTGTTGCTGCTACTGGTGAACAGTGAATATGGCCATTCGCAATGCATCATTCTTCCCAACGCCATCGAAGAAATCTCTTACACTTACGTGCTTCCGGATGGAACCAATGCCTCAGGTATTGCTTACAACCCAAATCTTGACATTTATTATACCGTGATTGCCGGCAACTCAGGTTTTCCGTTAGAAACATTTGATCCATCAGGTGCTTCCCTTTTTCAATCAAATACCGGTTTTGATTTCCGTGGATTGTGGTGGAATGCAAACACCAGTCAGTTGGAGGGCAATGGCTATTATAATTTTGGATTGTGGTCGCCCGATCTCAATGCAAATGGTTATGCACTTAATACAGGCACTTCCATTTTTACCGGGCAAAATCAACCTGATGCACAATCTTGTGGTGATTATGACTACTGCGCGGATGAAATCATTTATTATTTCAACGGTGCTGTTTACAGAGTTAACAGAACAACCAATGCATTGTTAGGTTCCTTTGCACTCACCGGCTTGCCCGTTCCCCTCAGCAATATCAATACAACCAGCATTGTGTTTACAGGCTGTTCTGGAAATGAAATTGCACTTGAAGATTATGTGAACAAAAATATACTGCTCTTTAATAAAACGACAGGTGCCTATTCCGGCTCTTCACAATTGCCTGCTAATGCAGTTACAAGTCAGAGTTTCAGACTATCGTATGCAAACAACATGATTTGGTTGTATGATGCTTACACCCGAACCTGGACCAGCTATTCCATATTCGAAAATACCGGCAATGGAAATATTGTTGATCTTGGAAATGATACCACACTTTGCAATGGCGACTCATTAATACTGATCGCAGGAAGTTCAGACGCAGCCTATCTCTGGTCGACCGGTGCAACTGATTCCTCCATTACAATTAATTCATCGGGAAGTTATTGGGTCACCACTTCGAACGGAGCATGTGCAGTGAGTGACACTATTGTAATCACCGATACTTTATGCAATCCGGTAGTATCCATTAATGCTACAGATACCTTGATCTGTGAAAAATTCTGTATCAGTTTTTTTGATGTTTCTCAAAACAATCCGATTGCATGGCATTGGATATTTGAAGGGGCCAGTCCTTCCACTTCCAGCATCATGAATCCTGAAAATATTTGTTACAGTGTGGCGGGCAGCTTTGATGTAACGCTTATCACCACCAATGCAACCGGTAACGATACATTGATACTTACCGATTACATTACTGTTACTCCTACTCCATCCACTCCAACCATTATTGCAAATGGCTATGAACTGACTGTCAGCGCGGCAGACAGTTATCAATGGCAATATAACCTCGTGGATATTGCAGGCGCTACCAATCAGTCATACACCGCTACGCAATCAGGATTGTACACCGTAAATGTGTTCGATCAGTTTGGGTGTAAAAATTCAGCGAGCGTTACAGTTTTAATCAGTGGTATTGATGCAATAACTTCGCAAGCAGCACTTTCAATCTTTCCCAATCCCGGCTTTGGAACTTTTACCATTCAGTTAACAGGACTTTTTCCAGGCAAACCCCTTTCGTTGCTGATCCATAATTCAATAGGTCAGATCATTTTTTCAGTTGAAGAAATTCCTGGCGATGATTTCTGGAAAAAAGAAATTAATCTGGAGCCTGTTGCTAGTGGTTTCTATCTTGTTGAAATAAGATCAGGTGACAAATACTTTAGAAAGAAATTAATAGTGTTAGATTAA
- a CDS encoding SRPBCC domain-containing protein — MAKEIKTEILINATPQKVWKILTDFKNYPNWNPFIKSISGEIAVGKKIIARLEPPGASGMTFKPVVLTFEKNKEFRWLGHLLFEGLFDGEHIFELIDKGNGTTLFIQREKFKGVLVPVFNKMLDNTTLNGFNLMNKKLKELAEQT; from the coding sequence ATGGCCAAAGAAATCAAAACAGAAATCCTGATCAATGCAACACCTCAAAAAGTCTGGAAAATTCTAACGGACTTTAAAAATTATCCAAACTGGAATCCTTTTATCAAATCCATCAGCGGAGAAATTGCAGTCGGAAAAAAAATAATCGCAAGACTTGAACCGCCCGGTGCATCAGGCATGACTTTCAAACCCGTCGTACTTACATTTGAAAAAAACAAAGAATTCCGTTGGCTGGGACATTTATTGTTTGAAGGATTGTTCGATGGTGAACATATTTTTGAACTCATTGATAAAGGAAATGGAACAACATTATTCATCCAAAGAGAAAAATTCAAAGGAGTATTGGTTCCTGTTTTTAACAAAATGCTGGATAATACTACACTGAATGGTTTTAATCTCATGAATAAAAAACTCAAAGAACTTGCGGAACAGACTTAG
- a CDS encoding Crp/Fnr family transcriptional regulator, translating into MTELEQYIQSYFGINKSDLKQIGSLFRPKYLKKDDYFLKTGARCNKLSFVKSGLLRIYVSTQEKEVTQWISTKGYFVTDLSSFIFNTPARWTIQTLSDSELFTISKEDYNHIGNLIPKWHELEKLFIARCFTILEDRIFSHLSMTAEERYRFFFEHNSEIFNQVPLQYIASMLGMTPETFSRIRKKKLS; encoded by the coding sequence TTGACCGAACTCGAACAATATATCCAGTCCTATTTCGGAATCAACAAATCCGACCTTAAACAAATCGGTTCTCTCTTCAGGCCAAAATATTTAAAGAAGGATGACTATTTTCTGAAAACAGGCGCACGTTGTAACAAATTAAGCTTTGTAAAATCTGGTTTGCTGAGAATTTATGTGTCAACACAGGAAAAAGAAGTTACCCAATGGATTTCCACGAAAGGATATTTTGTAACAGATCTTTCCAGTTTTATTTTTAACACGCCGGCACGCTGGACTATTCAGACTTTATCAGATTCAGAATTATTTACCATCTCAAAGGAAGACTATAACCATATCGGCAACCTCATTCCGAAATGGCATGAGCTGGAAAAATTATTTATCGCCCGTTGTTTCACCATTCTGGAGGATCGCATTTTCTCCCATTTGTCTATGACTGCGGAAGAACGTTACCGCTTTTTCTTTGAACACAACAGCGAAATCTTTAACCAGGTACCGTTGCAATATATTGCCTCTATGCTGGGCATGACACCGGAAACATTCAGCAGGATAAGGAAAAAAAAGCTGTCCTGA
- a CDS encoding T9SS type A sorting domain-containing protein yields the protein MPMQTVNIIMKFSDFADDSIPYMYHCHLLHHEDDGMMGSFVVLDTAAIGIQQLKTENWIHAFPNPIMNGSMTITLFKDKREITEYTLINILGQHLINEHLCAEDDLIKINFDTIPAGTYFLKVVYGSQASTVKIIKQ from the coding sequence ATGCCGATGCAAACAGTAAATATCATCATGAAGTTTTCAGATTTTGCCGATGACTCCATTCCCTATATGTACCACTGTCACTTGTTACACCATGAAGATGATGGGATGATGGGATCGTTTGTGGTTTTGGATACTGCGGCAATAGGTATTCAGCAATTAAAAACCGAAAATTGGATACATGCATTTCCCAATCCCATTATGAATGGGTCGATGACTATCACATTATTTAAGGATAAGAGGGAGATAACTGAATACACGCTTATTAATATCCTGGGTCAACATCTCATCAATGAACATCTTTGTGCTGAGGATGATTTGATAAAAATTAACTTTGATACGATTCCCGCTGGCACCTACTTCCTTAAAGTGGTTTACGGCAGTCAGGCTTCCACTGTAAAAATTATTAAACAATAA
- a CDS encoding serine hydrolase: MKSILILPFLFSFGFVFSQDNLQQSIDKIALPYANEKGNHALVIGLVTASGEQIYVYGETEKGNGVKPDSSSVFELGTITSVFTTSLLAVLESDHKIDLNDPVQNYFPESVMIPVYEEIICKPADQHPVNSENDHHTVYYCFADPSYHPKHMLLCDLATNTSGLPVYPGNLKASLKSSNPFEGYSLTNLYSFLNNYRTSYPTGLVYKFSPLGIAMLGNGLAWKEGTTYESILQQEVLEPLMLQHTFITPTTIQQSKMLVGHDQKGKIVPPGIFDAMIPAIGLHSNVTDLLLFLKENLVLHHSAIQASLLNTQNPRVAIPDVKKLHGSYSALAWILSPVAVNSKVNMIWQQGTTSGCSSYIGFIRESNIGVVVLSNSANGVAEIGSNILKMIYKEQQSRPTDNPKM, from the coding sequence ATGAAATCAATACTGATTTTACCTTTTCTATTTTCCTTTGGTTTCGTCTTTAGCCAGGATAATTTACAACAGTCAATCGATAAAATTGCATTGCCTTATGCAAATGAAAAAGGAAACCATGCATTGGTGATTGGTTTGGTGACTGCATCGGGAGAACAGATATATGTATACGGAGAAACGGAAAAGGGAAATGGTGTAAAACCTGACTCATCTTCTGTATTTGAACTGGGAACTATCACTTCGGTTTTTACGACTTCCCTTTTAGCTGTTTTGGAATCAGATCATAAAATTGATCTGAATGACCCTGTGCAAAATTACTTTCCCGAAAGTGTAATGATTCCTGTATATGAAGAAATCATCTGCAAACCTGCTGATCAGCATCCTGTTAATTCAGAGAATGACCACCATACTGTGTATTATTGCTTTGCTGATCCTTCATACCATCCGAAGCACATGTTGCTTTGCGATCTGGCCACGAATACTTCAGGTTTACCGGTTTATCCCGGCAACCTGAAAGCAAGTTTGAAAAGTTCCAATCCGTTCGAAGGTTATTCATTAACCAACTTGTACAGTTTCCTGAACAACTACCGCACAAGCTATCCTACTGGTCTTGTCTATAAGTTTTCACCGCTGGGAATCGCTATGTTGGGTAATGGGTTAGCCTGGAAAGAAGGAACAACTTATGAATCGATATTACAGCAGGAAGTGCTCGAGCCGCTAATGCTTCAGCATACATTTATAACACCAACAACCATACAGCAATCGAAAATGTTAGTTGGTCACGATCAAAAGGGCAAAATAGTACCTCCGGGAATATTTGACGCGATGATCCCCGCCATCGGACTTCACTCCAATGTAACAGACCTGTTGCTATTTCTGAAGGAAAACTTAGTTCTCCATCACTCCGCCATTCAAGCCTCATTGTTGAATACCCAGAACCCACGAGTCGCTATACCAGATGTAAAGAAATTACATGGATCTTATTCAGCTCTTGCATGGATTCTTTCTCCGGTTGCTGTTAACAGCAAAGTGAATATGATTTGGCAACAAGGCACTACCAGTGGGTGCTCTTCTTACATTGGTTTTATCAGGGAAAGTAATATCGGTGTTGTTGTCCTATCCAATTCAGCAAATGGCGTAGCAGAGATCGGCAGTAACATTTTGAAAATGATCTACAAGGAGCAGCAATCCAGGCCTACTGATAATCCAAAAATGTGA
- a CDS encoding pyridoxamine 5'-phosphate oxidase family protein codes for MLGELSPNQIEILLNRQFIGRIGCSANGISYIVPVAYAYDGKYIYAHSKEGRKIQMMRMNPLVCFEVDQTENPANWESVIMWGKYEELKGEDKKEGLQKLVARLQPIATGESISPPAELAEAHQNDTGAYKTIIFRIEIKEKTGRFENR; via the coding sequence GTGAATTAAGTCCCAATCAGATTGAAATATTACTTAACCGGCAATTTATCGGGCGTATTGGTTGCAGCGCAAACGGAATTTCCTATATAGTTCCTGTGGCATACGCTTATGATGGCAAATATATTTATGCGCATTCAAAAGAAGGCAGGAAAATTCAGATGATGCGAATGAATCCACTTGTTTGTTTTGAAGTAGACCAAACGGAAAATCCGGCGAATTGGGAGTCTGTAATTATGTGGGGTAAATATGAAGAATTGAAAGGCGAGGATAAGAAAGAAGGCCTACAGAAACTGGTTGCGCGTTTACAGCCGATTGCGACTGGAGAATCAATCAGTCCACCTGCGGAATTGGCGGAGGCACATCAGAATGATACAGGTGCTTACAAGACCATAATTTTTAGAATTGAGATCAAAGAAAAAACAGGACGGTTTGAGAATAGATGA